The genomic window GGCGCTTGGACCCCTTGCCGTCCAGCTCGCGCACGTGCAGGTGCAGCACGGTGGCGCCGGCCTGGTAGCAGTCCACGGCCTTCTGCACCTGCTCTTCCATCGTCACGGGGATGTCTTCCGGGAAGTCCTCGGGCATCCACTCGGGGCCGTACGGGGCCACGGTGATGACCACCTTGTCCATGTTCTCGGGGTGCAGGGAATCGTCGAGGAATTGCATGTCGTCTCCTTGTTTGGTCGGTGCGTATCCAGTGCCTGAAGTATCGGCCAACACAGGGCGGCAATTTGACGCTCCGGGACGCTCGATTTACATTTCGGGACAGTCAGGGAAAACACGATGTCCTACTTTCTGCGCAGTGCCAGCCTTACCAACTACGTGGATGTGGCGCGGGCCGTGGGGCTCGATCCGCACCAGATGCTGCGCGCGGCACGCATCAGCCGCAACGCGCTGCTGGACCCCGATATCCGCATTCCGGCCGCGCATGTGGGCCGGCTGCTGGAGGCGTCGGCCAGCGCGGCGCAGGTCGATGATTTCGGGCTGCGCATGGCCGAGCTGCGGCAGTTCTCGAACCTGGGCCCGCTGGCGTTCGTGGTGCGCGAGGAGCCCACGCTGCGGCGCGCGCTGGAATCGATGGTGCGGCACATGAGCCTGCAGAACGAGGCGCTGGCGATGCGGGTGGAAGAAGCCGATGGGCTGGTGCTCATCCGGCTGCAACTGCTGGGCGACGTGCCGGGCCGGCTGCGCCAGGCCACCGAGCTGGCGGCGGGGGTGATGTATCGCATGCTCACGCTGTTCCTGGGCCCGGCGTGGCGGCCGCGCAGCATCTGCTTCACGCATGCGCCGCCGGAAAGCCAGGCGGCCTGCCAGCGCGTGTTCGGCATGCCGGCGCTCTACAACCAGGATTTCGATGGCATCGTCTGCGTGGCGCGCGACCTGGAGGCGCCGCTGCCGTCGTATGACCCGGTGATGGCGCAGCAGGTAAAGCGCTACCTTGGCACGCTGCTGGCGCAGTCGAACACGAGCATGGCCGACAAGGTGCGCAAGCTGGTGCACGCGCTGCTGCCCAGCGGCATGTGTTCGGTGGATCGCGTGGCGCAGCAGCTTGGCGTGGACCGTCGCACCGTGCACCGCTGGCTGGAGCAGGAGGGCACCACGTACTCGGCCATCGTCAACGATGCGCGTGCGGGGCTGGCCACGCGCTACATCGAGAACCGGGCGCGGCCGTTGTCGGAGGTGGCGACGCTGCTGGGGTTCTCGTCGCTGAGCGCGTTCTCGCGCTGGTTTGGCGTGCAGTTTGGCTGCAGCGTGTCGAAATGGCGCGCCCAGCACGCCGACGGCGCGGACGCGGCAGGCTGACGGACGACAAACGAAAAAGGGCCACGCGGGCGGGTGCCTGCGTGGCCAACGAAGCCCCGGCGCCGCCCGGCCGGACGGGTATGCGGCCACCCCGCCCGGACGGCGCCGGTTCGCTGCGCGGTCAGAACTTGTGGCGGATGCCGAGCGCCACGCCCAGCATATTGCTCTGGCCGTTGGCCAGCGCGTAGCTGTTGCCCAGCGACAGGCTGTTGGCGTAGACGGTGCCCAGCGATTCCAGCATCAGCCCGGCGTTCTTCGCATAGGCCGTGGACAGGTAGACGTCCGTGCGCTTGGAGAACGTGTAGTTCGCCACGAACGCCACCTGCCACGGGTTCGGGGCGTTGGTGCCGAACAGGTTCTTCATGTCGTCGTAGTGGTAGGCCAGCGTCAGGCCCACGGCCGGCGTGACCTGGTAGTTGGCGCCGATCCAGTAGTAGTCGTCGCGCTGGATCACCGCGCCGGCCGCGTTCTTGTTCTGGCCCCAGCGGTAGCCGCCCATGATCTTGGCAACGTTGCTGAACGTGTAGCTGGCGCCCACCACGGCCTTGCGCATGGTGCCGCTGCTGGTGCCGATGGTCGGGTTCCACTGGTCGTAGCCGACGGTCAGGCCCAGCGGACCGCTGGCGTAGGCCACGGCGGCACCGTAGGCGGTGTCGCGGCGGAACGCGCCCGGCACCTCGCCGTTGCCGCCGATCGGCGTGGGAATGCCCACCGATGCCGGCAGCGCCAGGCCGGTGCCGAACGACCAGTGCGCCAGCGCGGTGACGGGGCCGAACTGGCCCGTGTACTTGACCGTGTTGTCCTCGCGGAAGTTGGCGCCCGACTGGAGCACCACCGGCTCGTACTGCGTGGCGTAGGCGGTTGGCGAGAAATTGGCCAGGGCCTCGAACATCGACGTGTACTGGCGGCCCAGGCTCAGTTGCCCGATGCCGGCCTTGGTGACGCCGATGAACGCCTGGCGGCCGAACAGTCGCCCGCTCTGCTGCAGCGTGCCGTTGTCCAGGCTGAAGCCGCTTTCCAGCACGAACACGCTCTTCACGCCGCCGCCCAGGTCCTCGGTGCCGCGCAGGCCCCAGCGCGACCCGGCCAGGCCGCCCGAATCCATGCGGTAGACCTTGTTGGACGGACCGGGATTGAACCCGTTGGCCGCCGTCGGGATGTTGCCCACATGGTTGGCGTATTCGATGTTGATGTCCGCCACGCCGTACAGCGTGACGTTGGACTGCGCGAAAGCGCTGCCCGCGCCGGCCAGCGATGCGGCAATGACCATGCCCTTGAGCTTCATGAAACTGTCTCCTCTCTTCTGTTGTCGTGTTTGCGTGTTGCAGCGGTACTTCCCGTCGGAATCGGTACTGCGGTAAGGCGCGCGCCGGCTGGCGCTCAACGGCGGCGTTGCAGCCGCGCCAGCAGCTCTGTCGCGCCGGGCCACGGGCCGAAGCCCGCGGCCGGATTCAGGTGGCCGACCTTGCCCAGGTCGACCAGTTCGCTGCCCCAGTCGCACGCCATGCCGGCCGCGCGCTCGTAGCTGGCCAGCGGGTCGTTGCGGCTGGCGGCCACGATCGTCGGGAACGGCAGCGGCTCGCGCGGGATCGGCAGCCAGCCGCCGAATTCCAGCGAGGTGCGGTCCGGATAGCCGGCCGGCAGCGGGGTTTCCAGGTCGGCCGGCGTGGCCAGCAACGCGCCGATCACCTTGCCCTGCGGCACGCGGTGGTACAGGTGGCGCGCCCAGTGCGCGGCGATCATCACGCCGGCGCTGTGGCAGGCCAGCAGCACGGGGCCGTCGATGGCCAGCAGCGCCTTGTCGAGCGCGACCATGCGCGCGGCACAGCTGAGCTTGTCGTGATCGAGCGGCGGCACGGCGGCCACCTTCTGGCGCGCGGCCAGCAGGTCGTTCTGGAGCAGCGTCTGCCAGTGCTCGGCAACGTGATCGCGCAGGCCGGGCACGATCAGCACGGTGGTATCGGGGGACAGGAACATCGTGTATGGCGTGGTGACTGGATGGGTAGGCACGCCAGCGCGGCCGGCTGCCCGTCGACACGAAGTATTTGGTCAACGAGGGCGCGCAGTTTGACTTTCCGGGACAACTACTTTGCTTGACGGGACAGTGCGGGAAAACCCCGCCGGCCTGGGCGGCGGCGGGGTTGCGGGGGCGGCACGCGGCGGGCGGGGCTGGCGCCCCGTGTGGCGGAAGCGCTAGGCGGCGGCGCGGTCGATCCAGCCGGCCGCTTCATCCGTCCAGGCCGTGAAGGCGTCGAAGACGCGGTCGACCAGGGCGATGCAGTGCTGGCGCCGGGCGTCGTCGAGCACGATGGCGGCAAAGGCGCGGTGATCGGCGTGCTGGGCGTGGCCCGATTCCAGCGCAAAGTGGAACGGGCCCAGATAGCGCAGCTCGACGCCCAGCTTCGGGTGCAGGGCCTCGGCCAGCGGCGTGGTCAGCGAGAACAGCACGTTGCCGGTTTCCTCGATGGCCTCGATCACCGCCAGCCGCTCGGCGCCATCGCGGGCCTGCGCCACGATGGCGCACAGCTCGTACATCAGCACGCGGCAGCGGTGGGTGTCGTCGCTCCAGAGTGTGCGCAGCGCGTCGGTGGTGGTCGTGGTGGTGTCCCAGCCAAGCTTGCGGAAGTCTTCCAGGTACCAGGGCCAGTGATGGTCGTCCTCGTAGGTGTGGGCGTTGACCTTGGCCTGGTGCGCATCGCCGTGCGGCGCGCGGCGCAGCAGGTAGCGGTTCAGGTCGCCGAACGCCATGACGAAGAACGCAAAGCCGCGCATGAAATCGAGCCGAATCTGCGGGGGCAGGCGTTCGTCGCGCATGCGCTCGAACAGCGGTAACTGCGCGTACGACAGCTTCCTGCGCAGAATGTGAGCGAGCACGGCTTGCATGAAGACTCCTGCGATGCAGCGGGCGTCCTGATTCTAGGCAACGCGGGGCCGAAGTCAAAGCCGGTCATGGCGTGACATATTCAGTGTCTGTGCCGAGTCTGACTGCGCGCGACGATTCGGTCCTTCGTCTCGCGGCGGCCCCGCCGGGGGATGGGGCCTCAGCCCTTGCTGAAGATGCTGTAGAAATCGGGCGCGCCGGTCTCGCGCACGGTCAGGTCCAGCGAGCCTTCGATATGGGCCAGGTGCTCGGCCATCGTCGCCTGGGCCTGCGCGGTATTGCGCTGCTCGATGGCGTCCACGAGCACGCGGTGTTCGTGCTCGGGGCAGGCCGGAGCGCCCGGACGGTCGTAGAGCGTGATGATCAGGCAGGTCAGCGACACCATCTCGCGGATCAGCTTTTCCAGGATCGCGTTGCCGGCCATTTCGGCCAGCACGATGTGGAATTCGCCGGACAGCCGGATCACGGCGGCGCGGTCGCCGCGCGCGCGGGCATCGTCCTCCTGGCGGATATGGCGGCGCAGGCCGCGAATCTGCGCGGCCGTGGCCGTGGTGGCCAGCACGCCAGCCAGTTCGGGTTCCACCAGCCGGCGCGCCTGGAACACCTGGCGCGCTTCCTCGATGCTGGGGCTGGAAATGAACGCGCCCCGGTTGGGCACCAGCGTCACCAGCTTCTCGTGCGCCAGCCGGGCAAACACCTGCCGGATCCGCGCGCGGCTGGCGCCGGTCACCTCGCACAGCCGTTCCTCCACGAGCTTGGTGCCGGCCAGCAGCCGGTGCTCCATGATCGCGTTCAGCAGATCCTGGTAGATGCCTTCGTTGACGGAGGATTCGGAAGCGTCGGCGGCCACGGCGTCGCCACTGACCTGCGGCACAGGCAGTTCGGCGTCCGCGGCTTTCTTGCGTCGGGTGACCATTTCGGGAACGATATCCCGCCGCGAGGGCGGCGGGTGGTGACAAAAGTTGTGCATATCGTACACAAAAATGGTGCAGGGCTTGGTTTTGGGGTTGGCTTGCTCCCCTCTCCCGCATGGCGGGAGAGAGATCGGGGGAGAGGGCTTGGAGGATCTGCTTGCCGACCCGTGGCAATTTGAACCGCTGGCCCTCTCCCCCAGCCGCTCTCCCGCAGGCGGGAGAGGGAAGCTAAACAGCTAGAACAGCTCGAACAGCCCTCACCCATTCAACGCATACTGGCTCAACATCCCCGCGTATGCCTTGGGCAGCGGCCGGGCCCAGTCGCCGCGCTTGCTGGTGGACAGGCGGACGGAGACCAGCGCTTCGGCCATCTTGACCGCGCAGGTTACGCCGTCGATGACCGGGGCGCCGATGGCGTCGGCGATCTCCTCGCAGAGGTCGGTCATGCCCGCGCAGCCCAGCACGATGCAGTCGCTGCGGTCTTCGGCCAGCGCCTGGCGGCAGGCGTCGGTGATGATGCGGCGCGCGTCGGAGCCCGGTTTTTCCAGGTCCAGCACGGGCAGGTCGCTGGCGCGCACGTTGCGGCAGAAGCGTTCCATGCCGTAGCGCTCGGCCAGGTGCCAGGCGATATTGCACGTGCGCGACAGCGTGGTGACCACGCTGAAGCTGGTGCCGATGAAGCTGGCCGCGTGCATGGCGGCCTCGGCGATGCCGATCACCGGGCCGCGCGCCACCTCGCGTGCCGCGTAGAGGCCGGGGTCGCCAAAGCAGGCGATCACGTAGCCGTCCACGCCCTCGCGCTCGCCCAGCAGGATCTCGTCCAGGATGCCCGGCACGCTGAGCGCCTCGTCGTAGTGGCTTTCGATCGACGCCGGCCCCATGCGCGGGCTGACCGCGATGATGCGCGTATCGGCCTGGGCCACGGCGCGGGCGCACTGGCCGATCTTCTCGGTCATGCTCTGCGTGGTGTTCGGGTTGATGATCTTCAGTTTCATGGTCGGAGAGAGCAGGGGAGGAAGGGGTCAGGCCTGGCGGGCGTCCGCCAGATGGCCGGGCATCAGCCGGGGGGCCAGCGCGCGGTACAGCACCAATGCAATCCCCATGCCGATGAACCAGCTGTAGTTGGCCAGCCACTGCCACGACGGAATGACCACGCAGAGCACCGGGACGATGGCCGACGGGATCATCGTCGCCACGGCGGCCGGGTTGTAGCCCTTGCGGTACCAGTAGGCACCGTTGCGGCGCATTGTGTAGAGGTCGTCCACCACCACGCGCTGGCCGCGCACGAGGAAGAAGTCCGAGATCAGGATGCCGAACAGCGGGCCGATGAAGGCGCCCAGCACGTCCAGCGTGTAGTGGATCATCGTCGGGTGGTTGTACAGGTTCCACGGCGTGATGAAGATCGACGCCACGGCCGCGATCATGCCGCCCGTGCGCCAGCTGATGTACTTGGGCGCGACGTTGGAGAAGTCGAACGCGGGCGAGACGAAGTTGGCCACGATGTTGATGCCGATGGTGGCCGTCATGAACGTGAACGCGCCCAGCAGCATGGCAAACGTGCTGTCGATATGGCTGACCGTCTCCACCGGGTCCGTGATCAGCTTGCCGAACACGGGCAGCGTGGCCGAGGTGGTCACCACCACCAGCAGCGAGAACCCGAGGAAGTTCACCGGCAGGCCCCAGAAGTTGCCGCGTTTCACCGAGCGGAAGTCGCGGGCGTAGCGCGAGAAATCGCCGAAGTTCAGCATCGGGCCCGAGAAGTACGACACCACCAGCGCGATGGCGCTCAGCATCACGGGCACGGCGTCCCAGCCCTGGTATTTCAGGAAGCTCAGCGTGAAGTTGACGTTCTCGATGCCGGCCTTGTTGATAAGCCAGATGGCCAGCGCGATCATCACCACGTAGACGGCCGGGCCGGCCCAGTCGATGAACTTGCGGATGGTCTCCATGCCGGTCCAGAACACCAGCGCCTGAAGCACCCACAGCGTCATGAACGCGGCCCAGCCGAGCGTGGACAGCCCCGCAAAGCCGTGCTGCTTCAGGTCGGCATAGGGCGCCAGCGACGGGAAGAAGTGCAGCGCCAGCACCAGGAACGCGCTGGACGCCAGGTAGGTCTGGATGCCGTACCACGCCACGGCGATCAGGCCCCGGATGATGGCGGGGATGTTGGCGCCCAGCACGCCGAACGACGCGCGGCAGATTACCGGATACGGCGTGCCGGTGACCTGGCTGGGCTTGGCCACGAGGTTGCAGAAGAACTGCACGATCAGGATGCCCACCAGCAGCGCCAGCAGCACCTGCCAGCTCGACAGGCCCAGCGCGAACAGGCTGCCGGCCGTGATGTAGCCACCCACGCTGTGCACGTCGGACATCCAAAACGCGAAAATGTTGTACGTGCCCCAGGTCTGCTTGCGCAGCGGGGCCAGGTCCTCATTGGTCAGCCGGTCGTCGTAGCCTGGCT from Cupriavidus pauculus includes these protein-coding regions:
- a CDS encoding AraC family transcriptional regulator; this encodes MSYFLRSASLTNYVDVARAVGLDPHQMLRAARISRNALLDPDIRIPAAHVGRLLEASASAAQVDDFGLRMAELRQFSNLGPLAFVVREEPTLRRALESMVRHMSLQNEALAMRVEEADGLVLIRLQLLGDVPGRLRQATELAAGVMYRMLTLFLGPAWRPRSICFTHAPPESQAACQRVFGMPALYNQDFDGIVCVARDLEAPLPSYDPVMAQQVKRYLGTLLAQSNTSMADKVRKLVHALLPSGMCSVDRVAQQLGVDRRTVHRWLEQEGTTYSAIVNDARAGLATRYIENRARPLSEVATLLGFSSLSAFSRWFGVQFGCSVSKWRAQHADGADAAG
- a CDS encoding porin, which produces MKLKGMVIAASLAGAGSAFAQSNVTLYGVADINIEYANHVGNIPTAANGFNPGPSNKVYRMDSGGLAGSRWGLRGTEDLGGGVKSVFVLESGFSLDNGTLQQSGRLFGRQAFIGVTKAGIGQLSLGRQYTSMFEALANFSPTAYATQYEPVVLQSGANFREDNTVKYTGQFGPVTALAHWSFGTGLALPASVGIPTPIGGNGEVPGAFRRDTAYGAAVAYASGPLGLTVGYDQWNPTIGTSSGTMRKAVVGASYTFSNVAKIMGGYRWGQNKNAAGAVIQRDDYYWIGANYQVTPAVGLTLAYHYDDMKNLFGTNAPNPWQVAFVANYTFSKRTDVYLSTAYAKNAGLMLESLGTVYANSLSLGNSYALANGQSNMLGVALGIRHKF
- a CDS encoding RBBP9/YdeN family alpha/beta hydrolase, translating into MFLSPDTTVLIVPGLRDHVAEHWQTLLQNDLLAARQKVAAVPPLDHDKLSCAARMVALDKALLAIDGPVLLACHSAGVMIAAHWARHLYHRVPQGKVIGALLATPADLETPLPAGYPDRTSLEFGGWLPIPREPLPFPTIVAASRNDPLASYERAAGMACDWGSELVDLGKVGHLNPAAGFGPWPGATELLARLQRRR
- a CDS encoding GntR family transcriptional regulator, producing the protein MVTRRKKAADAELPVPQVSGDAVAADASESSVNEGIYQDLLNAIMEHRLLAGTKLVEERLCEVTGASRARIRQVFARLAHEKLVTLVPNRGAFISSPSIEEARQVFQARRLVEPELAGVLATTATAAQIRGLRRHIRQEDDARARGDRAAVIRLSGEFHIVLAEMAGNAILEKLIREMVSLTCLIITLYDRPGAPACPEHEHRVLVDAIEQRNTAQAQATMAEHLAHIEGSLDLTVRETGAPDFYSIFSKG
- a CDS encoding aspartate/glutamate racemase family protein, with product MKLKIINPNTTQSMTEKIGQCARAVAQADTRIIAVSPRMGPASIESHYDEALSVPGILDEILLGEREGVDGYVIACFGDPGLYAAREVARGPVIGIAEAAMHAASFIGTSFSVVTTLSRTCNIAWHLAERYGMERFCRNVRASDLPVLDLEKPGSDARRIITDACRQALAEDRSDCIVLGCAGMTDLCEEIADAIGAPVIDGVTCAVKMAEALVSVRLSTSKRGDWARPLPKAYAGMLSQYALNG
- a CDS encoding NCS1 family nucleobase:cation symporter-1; the protein is MPVTASPAVDTIGTHAPESNAVIKPGYDDRLTNEDLAPLRKQTWGTYNIFAFWMSDVHSVGGYITAGSLFALGLSSWQVLLALLVGILIVQFFCNLVAKPSQVTGTPYPVICRASFGVLGANIPAIIRGLIAVAWYGIQTYLASSAFLVLALHFFPSLAPYADLKQHGFAGLSTLGWAAFMTLWVLQALVFWTGMETIRKFIDWAGPAVYVVMIALAIWLINKAGIENVNFTLSFLKYQGWDAVPVMLSAIALVVSYFSGPMLNFGDFSRYARDFRSVKRGNFWGLPVNFLGFSLLVVVTTSATLPVFGKLITDPVETVSHIDSTFAMLLGAFTFMTATIGINIVANFVSPAFDFSNVAPKYISWRTGGMIAAVASIFITPWNLYNHPTMIHYTLDVLGAFIGPLFGILISDFFLVRGQRVVVDDLYTMRRNGAYWYRKGYNPAAVATMIPSAIVPVLCVVIPSWQWLANYSWFIGMGIALVLYRALAPRLMPGHLADARQA